The Helicobacter pylori genome includes a window with the following:
- a CDS encoding outer membrane family protein, protein MLNQKVWLGLLALNGVFLNAFEYQISARVGSFSRIAFNQSVINSKKGIYPTGSYVTTTGALQVDSSLLPKGIEDHKLGFGVGGEIGALAYDSTKFLIDEANPKAGFQPANWYYMGRWEGYLMQHSQNWTREQKAQNARPYVLYNLYLDYQYKDIFGIKLGRYPSKALFLSGFNQGFELFYRWKKFKIVWFSTFGRALANEQYIRDFYAPVNYKQKINYGMHNFNLIYENKYIRVAPFIWFYPKNFNAPGFEITHDTKSYWKSGWRIQTTFYAWFPLYSDYLSKDYYRAALVGKKAASLFVFQRINFRSYRFGWSVYKNFGNASVQLGWNGSPIDPFYDTKDNTPYEDAYSNFYNANSITINAFVGKSIKNLLVQLYGKLTYSPRADAQSLGVTFKYNFKKHIYFMLMVNGYQITMHKGYKVGFFTSGYNPNFAQTIQNRSYLMSSMSYRF, encoded by the coding sequence GTGCTTAATCAAAAAGTTTGGCTAGGGCTTTTAGCTTTGAATGGGGTTTTCCTCAACGCTTTTGAGTATCAAATCAGTGCGAGAGTGGGATCGTTTTCGCGCATCGCTTTCAATCAGTCAGTTATCAATTCCAAAAAAGGGATTTACCCTACAGGGAGTTATGTAACCACTACCGGGGCTTTACAAGTTGATTCTAGTTTGCTCCCTAAAGGGATTGAAGATCACAAACTGGGTTTTGGGGTGGGGGGCGAAATAGGAGCGTTAGCGTATGATTCCACGAAGTTTTTGATTGATGAAGCCAACCCTAAGGCAGGGTTTCAGCCAGCGAACTGGTATTACATGGGGCGATGGGAGGGCTATTTGATGCAACACAGCCAAAATTGGACCAGAGAGCAAAAGGCTCAAAACGCCAGGCCTTATGTGTTATATAATTTGTATTTAGATTATCAATATAAGGATATTTTTGGGATTAAATTAGGGCGTTACCCTTCTAAAGCTTTGTTTTTGAGCGGGTTTAATCAAGGGTTTGAGCTTTTTTACCGGTGGAAAAAGTTTAAGATAGTGTGGTTTAGCACCTTTGGAAGGGCTTTAGCCAATGAGCAATACATTAGAGATTTTTACGCTCCTGTCAATTATAAGCAAAAAATCAACTACGGCATGCACAATTTCAATCTCATTTACGAAAATAAATACATTAGGGTCGCGCCTTTTATTTGGTTTTACCCTAAGAATTTTAACGCTCCTGGATTTGAAATCACCCATGACACAAAGTCTTATTGGAAATCTGGTTGGCGCATCCAAACGACTTTTTACGCATGGTTCCCCCTTTATAGCGATTATTTGTCTAAAGATTATTACAGAGCCGCTTTAGTGGGTAAAAAAGCAGCGAGTTTGTTTGTGTTTCAAAGAATCAATTTCCGCTCTTATCGTTTTGGCTGGAGCGTGTATAAGAATTTTGGGAACGCGAGCGTTCAATTAGGCTGGAACGGCTCACCCATTGATCCTTTTTATGACACGAAAGATAACACCCCTTATGAAGACGCTTATTCCAATTTTTACAACGCTAATTCCATAACGATTAACGCTTTTGTAGGGAAGAGCATTAAGAATCTTTTGGTGCAATTGTATGGGAAATTGACCTATTCCCCAAGGGCTGATGCGCAAAGCTTAGGGGTTACTTTTAAATATAACTTTAAAAAACATATCTATTTCATGCTAATGGTTAATGGCTATCAAATCACGATGCATAAAGGTTATAAGGTAGGGTTTTTTACAAGCGGTTACAACCCCAATTTCGCTCAAACCATTCAAAACAGAAGCTATTTGATGAGTTCTATGAGTTATCGTTTTTAA
- a CDS encoding 2-hydroxymuconate tautomerase family protein, with protein MPFVNVRITKEQGCPTTEQKKELIAGITELLSKVLNKNKASTVVIIDEIDTDNYGLGGKSITEVRKQTES; from the coding sequence ATGCCATTTGTTAATGTTCGTATCACAAAAGAACAAGGTTGCCCTACCACTGAACAGAAGAAAGAACTTATTGCGGGAATTACAGAGCTTTTATCAAAAGTGCTTAATAAAAACAAGGCTTCTACAGTTGTTATTATTGATGAAATAGACACTGATAACTATGGGTTAGGTGGGAAGAGCATTACTGAAGTGAGAAAACAGACAGAGAGTTAA
- the hcpA gene encoding Sel1-like repeat protein HcpA translates to MLGSVKKTLFGVLCLGALCLRGLMAEPDAKELVHLGIESANKQDFAQAKTHFEKACELKNGFGCVFLGAFYEEGKGVGKDLKKAIQFYTKGCELNDGYGCRLLGNLYYNGQGVSKDVKKASQYYSKACDLNHAEGCMVLGSLHHHGVGTPKDLRKALDLYEKACDLKDSPGCINAGYIYSITKNFKETIARYSKACELNDGRGCYNLGVMQYNGQGTAKDEKQAVENFKKGCKSGVKEACDALKELKIEP, encoded by the coding sequence ATGCTAGGAAGCGTTAAAAAAACCCTTTTTGGGGTCTTGTGTTTGGGTGCGTTGTGTTTGAGAGGGTTAATGGCAGAACCAGACGCTAAAGAGCTTGTTCATTTAGGTATAGAGAGCGCAAATAAGCAAGATTTCGCTCAAGCTAAAACGCATTTTGAAAAAGCTTGTGAGTTAAAAAATGGCTTTGGGTGTGTTTTTTTAGGGGCGTTCTATGAAGAAGGGAAAGGAGTGGGAAAAGACTTGAAAAAAGCCATCCAATTTTACACTAAAGGTTGCGAATTGAATGATGGTTATGGGTGCCGCCTGCTAGGCAATTTATACTATAACGGACAAGGCGTGTCTAAAGACGTTAAAAAAGCCTCACAATACTACTCTAAAGCTTGCGATCTAAACCATGCTGAAGGGTGTATGGTATTAGGAAGCTTACACCATCATGGCGTAGGCACGCCTAAGGACTTAAGAAAGGCTCTTGATTTGTATGAAAAAGCTTGCGATTTAAAAGATAGCCCAGGGTGTATTAATGCAGGATACATATATAGTATAACAAAGAATTTTAAGGAAACTATCGCTCGTTATTCTAAAGCATGCGAGTTGAACGATGGTAGGGGGTGTTATAATTTAGGGGTTATGCAATATAATGGACAAGGCACAGCAAAGGACGAGAAGCAAGCGGTAGAAAACTTTAAAAAAGGTTGCAAATCAGGCGTTAAAGAAGCATGCGACGCTCTTAAGGAATTGAAAATAGAACCTTAA
- the fliR gene encoding flagellar biosynthetic protein FliR — MLDFIQELSTPHVRDFFLLFLRVSGVLSFFPFFENHLVPLSVRGALSLYVSAIFYPTLEFSNAAYTPEGFIIACLCELFLGVCASIFLQIVFASLVFATDSISFSMGLTMASAYDPISGSQKPIVGQALLLLAILILLDLSFHHQIILFVDHSLKAVPLGQFVFEPALAKNIVKAFSHLFVIGFSMAFPILCLVLLSDIIFGMIMKTHPQFNLLAIGFPVKIAIGFVGIILIASAIMGRFKEEISLAFSAISKIF, encoded by the coding sequence ATGCTAGATTTTATTCAAGAGCTTAGCACCCCCCATGTTAGGGATTTTTTCTTGTTGTTTTTAAGGGTTAGCGGCGTGCTGTCTTTTTTCCCTTTTTTTGAAAACCATTTAGTGCCTTTATCGGTGCGTGGGGCTTTAAGCTTGTATGTGAGCGCGATTTTTTACCCCACTTTAGAGTTTTCAAACGCCGCTTACACGCCAGAGGGTTTTATTATTGCATGTTTATGCGAGCTGTTTTTAGGGGTGTGTGCATCTATCTTTTTACAAATCGTCTTTGCAAGCTTAGTGTTTGCAACCGATAGCATCAGCTTTTCTATGGGGCTTACGATGGCGAGTGCGTATGATCCCATTTCAGGATCGCAAAAACCCATTGTGGGGCAAGCCCTTTTATTGTTAGCGATTTTAATTTTATTGGATTTATCATTCCACCATCAAATCATTTTGTTTGTGGATCACAGCTTAAAAGCCGTCCCTTTAGGGCAATTTGTCTTTGAGCCAGCGTTAGCTAAAAACATTGTCAAAGCCTTTTCGCATTTGTTTGTCATAGGGTTTTCTATGGCGTTCCCTATTTTATGCTTGGTGTTATTGAGCGATATTATTTTTGGCATGATCATGAAAACCCACCCTCAATTCAACCTGCTCGCTATCGGGTTTCCGGTTAAAATTGCGATCGGGTTTGTGGGCATTATTTTAATCGCTTCGGCTATCATGGGGCGTTTTAAAGAAGAAATCAGCCTGGCCTTTAGCGCCATTAGTAAAATCTTTTAA
- a CDS encoding EI24 domain-containing protein: protein MVLSLSILKKSFNDFLSARMLLINLGPILLSLAFFGAVFYYNGESIVGYCQTLLPQSLSDYSHSQGFFASMFAWVFKALVYFLIVWIVILLSLVINIFASVFYTPLVVSYLHQKYYPHVVLEEFGSILFSIKYFLKSLILMLLLLAVLTPFYFIPFMGVFGVFFSIIPHFLFFKNTMSLDIASMIFNHQSYQNLLKQHRLKHYRFSFFCYLFSLIPFFNFFATLLQTLMLAHYFFILKEKEC from the coding sequence ATGGTTTTGTCTTTATCTATCCTTAAAAAAAGCTTTAATGATTTTTTAAGCGCTAGAATGCTTTTAATCAATCTTGGCCCTATCCTTTTGAGTCTGGCGTTTTTTGGAGCTGTTTTTTACTACAATGGCGAAAGTATTGTGGGTTATTGCCAAACTTTATTACCGCAATCTTTAAGCGATTACTCTCATTCTCAAGGCTTTTTTGCTAGCATGTTCGCATGGGTTTTTAAAGCGTTAGTGTATTTTCTTATTGTTTGGATCGTGATTCTTTTGAGTTTAGTCATCAATATTTTTGCGTCTGTTTTTTACACCCCTTTAGTAGTCTCTTATTTACACCAAAAGTATTATCCCCATGTCGTTTTAGAAGAATTTGGCTCTATCCTTTTTTCTATTAAATATTTTTTAAAATCGCTCATTCTTATGCTTTTATTACTAGCGGTTTTAACGCCCTTTTATTTCATTCCCTTTATGGGGGTCTTTGGGGTCTTTTTTTCTATAATTCCTCATTTTCTTTTTTTCAAAAACACCATGAGTTTGGATATAGCCAGCATGATTTTTAATCACCAAAGCTATCAAAATTTACTCAAACAGCACCGGTTAAAACATTATCGTTTTTCGTTTTTTTGCTATCTTTTTTCCTTAATCCCTTTTTTTAATTTTTTTGCCACCTTATTGCAAACCCTAATGCTAGCGCACTACTTTTTTATCCTTAAAGAAAAAGAATGCTAG
- a CDS encoding DNA cytosine methyltransferase, which yields MNQCNCMDLFSGAGGLSLGFADTNRFNILAHIEWEKPMATTLRNALIKRFKISEKETKKRVIAFDIQKTDELINGSWNNETLKIYDGSNHNRQCQSN from the coding sequence ATGAACCAATGTAATTGCATGGATTTATTTAGTGGGGCTGGCGGTTTGTCGTTGGGTTTTGCGGATACAAATAGATTTAATATTTTAGCCCACATTGAGTGGGAAAAACCTATGGCTACTACACTGAGAAACGCTTTAATCAAACGCTTCAAGATTAGTGAAAAAGAAACAAAAAAAAGAGTTATCGCATTTGATATTCAAAAAACTGATGAATTGATAAATGGCTCTTGGAATAATGAAACTCTTAAAATTTATGATGGGAGCAACCACAACCGCCAATGTCAATCTAACTAA
- the prfB gene encoding peptide chain release factor 2, with amino-acid sequence MDNYTYSELLKSLQNKCDNIALIIKPEKIKQELERIEKEQEDPNFWQDVLKARDTNKEKVRLNRLLETYQKTKNSLDESVELFELAQNDNDETTLSLLYEEAPVLEYSVQKVEIEIMLSGENDASNAIITIQPGAGGTESQDWASILYRMYLRWAERRGFKSEILDYQDGEEAGIKGVAFIIKGENAYGYLKNENGVHRLVRISPFDANAKRHTSFASVQISPELDDDIDIEIDEKDVRYDYYRASGAGGQHVNKTESAVRITHFPTGIVVQCQNDRSQHKNKASALKMLKSKLYELELEKQQSNTKNEEKSEIGWGHQIRSYVLAPYQQVKDARSNIAYSNVEAILDGDIDAILEGVLIAKA; translated from the coding sequence GTGGATAACTACACCTATAGCGAATTGTTAAAAAGCTTGCAAAACAAATGCGATAATATCGCTTTAATCATCAAGCCTGAAAAGATCAAGCAAGAATTAGAACGCATTGAAAAAGAGCAAGAAGACCCTAATTTTTGGCAAGATGTCTTAAAAGCTAGAGACACCAATAAAGAAAAAGTGCGCCTGAACCGCTTGCTAGAAACCTATCAAAAAACCAAAAATTCTTTAGATGAAAGCGTGGAATTGTTTGAACTCGCTCAAAACGATAACGATGAGACTACTTTATCCTTGCTCTATGAAGAGGCCCCTGTTTTAGAGTACAGCGTACAAAAAGTGGAAATTGAAATCATGTTAAGCGGTGAAAATGACGCCTCAAACGCTATTATTACCATTCAGCCTGGAGCGGGGGGGACTGAAAGCCAGGATTGGGCGAGTATTTTGTATCGCATGTATTTGAGGTGGGCGGAAAGAAGAGGCTTTAAAAGCGAGATTTTAGACTATCAAGATGGCGAAGAAGCGGGTATTAAAGGAGTCGCCTTTATCATTAAGGGCGAAAACGCTTATGGCTATTTGAAAAATGAAAACGGGGTGCATAGGCTTGTAAGGATTTCGCCCTTTGATGCGAACGCCAAACGGCACACGAGTTTTGCGAGCGTGCAAATTAGCCCTGAATTAGACGATGATATTGATATAGAAATTGATGAAAAAGATGTCCGTTATGATTATTACAGAGCCAGTGGGGCAGGCGGTCAGCATGTCAATAAAACAGAAAGCGCGGTTAGAATCACGCATTTCCCTACCGGTATTGTGGTGCAATGCCAAAACGACAGGAGCCAGCATAAAAACAAAGCGAGTGCGTTAAAAATGCTTAAATCCAAGCTTTATGAATTGGAATTAGAAAAGCAACAAAGCAACACCAAAAATGAAGAAAAAAGCGAGATCGGTTGGGGGCATCAAATAAGAAGCTATGTCCTAGCCCCCTACCAGCAAGTCAAAGACGCGCGCTCCAATATTGCTTATAGCAATGTGGAAGCGATACTAGACGGCGATATTGATGCGATTTTAGAGGGCGTTTTGATTGCTAAAGCTTAA
- a CDS encoding Fic family protein, with translation MDYKELLEFDDYAMDLTIRMAHHNSAMEGNNLTLGDTMSILIDRKTPIKSVSLDEVHEIENYRNFVPLILEFLERDKIIDEHLIGHFHSVLMRNILPDFGKFKTTYNEIIGTKKPTASPIMVQPRINDLCLKIQDETLLNLSGEEKIKKIAELHIEFEEIHPFSDSNGRTGRALMFYQTIKANLTPFVIEVSARSEYMHAMREQDANALVGIIKNCQKIELEKIERYAAILKERRAANNKVR, from the coding sequence ATGGACTATAAAGAATTGTTAGAATTTGATGATTACGCTATGGACCTGACCATTCGCATGGCACACCACAACTCCGCTATGGAGGGCAACAACCTGACTTTGGGCGATACAATGAGTATCTTAATAGACAGAAAGACCCCTATCAAGTCGGTGAGCTTGGATGAAGTGCATGAGATAGAAAATTATCGCAATTTTGTTCCCCTTATTTTAGAGTTTTTAGAGAGAGATAAGATCATAGATGAACATTTGATTGGCCATTTCCATTCTGTTTTGATGCGTAATATCCTGCCTGATTTTGGAAAATTCAAAACCACTTACAATGAGATCATAGGGACTAAAAAACCGACTGCAAGTCCAATAATGGTGCAACCTAGAATCAATGATCTGTGTTTGAAAATACAAGATGAAACGCTATTGAATTTGAGCGGTGAAGAAAAAATAAAAAAGATAGCAGAACTCCACATAGAATTTGAAGAGATCCACCCTTTTAGTGATAGCAATGGCCGCACAGGAAGAGCCTTGATGTTCTACCAAACCATAAAAGCTAATTTAACGCCCTTTGTGATTGAAGTAAGCGCTAGAAGCGAATACATGCATGCTATGAGGGAACAAGACGCTAACGCTCTAGTTGGCATCATTAAGAACTGCCAAAAAATAGAACTAGAAAAGATTGAGCGATACGCTGCCATTTTGAAAGAAAGGCGAGCGGCAAATAATAAGGTGCGCTAA
- the htpG gene encoding molecular chaperone HtpG, with product MSNQEYTFQTEINQLLDLMIHSLYSNKEIFLRELVSNASDALDKLNYLMLTDEKLKGLNITPSVHLSFDSQKKTLTIKDNGIGMDKNDLIEHLGTIAKSGTKSFLSALSGDKKKDSALIGQFGVGFYSAFMVASKIVVQTKKVTNHQAYAWVSDGKGKFEISECVKEEQGTEITLFLKDEDSHFASRWEIDSVVKKYSEHIPFPIFLTYTDTKFEGEGDNKKEVKEEKCEQINQASALWKMNKSELKEKDYKDFYQSFAHDNSEPLSYIHNKVEGSLEYTTLFYIPSKAPFDMFRVDYKSGVKLYVKRVFITDDDKELLPSYLRFVKGVIDSEDLPLNVSREILQQNKILANIRSASVKKILSEIERLSKDEKNYHKFYEPFGKVLKEGLYGDFENKEKLLELLRFYSKDKEKLISLKEYKENLKENQKSIYYLLGENLDLLKASPILEKYAQKGYDVLLLSDEIDAFVMPGVNEYDKTPFRDASHSESLKELGLEEIHDEVKDQFKDLMKAFEENLKDEIKGVELSSHLTSAVALIGDEQNAMMANWMRQMGQSVPESKKTLELNPNHAILQKLLKCEDKEQLSAFIWLLYDGAKLLEKGALKDAKSFNERLNSVLLKAL from the coding sequence ATGTCTAATCAAGAATACACCTTTCAAACTGAAATCAACCAGCTTTTGGATTTGATGATCCACTCTTTGTATTCCAATAAAGAGATTTTTTTAAGAGAGTTGGTTTCTAATGCGAGCGACGCTTTGGATAAGCTGAATTATTTAATGCTGACCGATGAAAAATTAAAAGGGCTGAATATTACGCCTAGCGTTCATTTGAGTTTTGATAGCCAGAAAAAAACCTTAACGATTAAAGATAATGGTATAGGCATGGATAAAAACGATCTCATTGAGCATCTAGGCACGATCGCTAAATCAGGCACGAAGAGTTTTTTAAGCGCTTTGAGTGGGGATAAGAAAAAAGACAGCGCCTTGATTGGCCAATTTGGCGTGGGCTTTTATTCAGCGTTTATGGTAGCGAGTAAAATTGTCGTTCAAACCAAGAAGGTTACTAATCATCAAGCTTATGCATGGGTGAGCGATGGTAAGGGCAAGTTTGAAATCAGTGAATGCGTTAAAGAGGAGCAAGGCACAGAAATCACCCTCTTTTTAAAAGATGAAGATTCTCATTTTGCGAGCCGTTGGGAGATTGATAGCGTTGTTAAAAAGTATTCTGAGCATATCCCTTTCCCTATTTTTCTAACTTACACCGATACGAAATTTGAGGGCGAAGGGGATAATAAAAAAGAAGTTAAAGAAGAAAAATGCGAGCAAATCAATCAAGCGAGTGCTTTATGGAAAATGAATAAGAGCGAATTGAAAGAAAAGGATTACAAAGACTTTTACCAATCGTTTGCGCATGATAACAGCGAGCCTTTGAGCTATATCCATAATAAAGTGGAAGGCTCTTTAGAATACACCACGCTTTTTTATATTCCTAGCAAAGCGCCCTTTGACATGTTTAGGGTGGATTATAAAAGCGGGGTTAAACTTTATGTTAAAAGAGTGTTTATCACTGATGATGACAAAGAATTGTTGCCGTCTTATTTGAGGTTTGTTAAAGGCGTGATTGACAGCGAAGATTTACCCTTGAACGTGAGCCGTGAAATCTTACAGCAGAATAAGATTTTAGCCAATATCCGTTCGGCTTCAGTGAAAAAGATTTTAAGCGAGATTGAACGCTTGAGCAAGGATGAAAAAAATTACCATAAATTCTATGAGCCTTTCGGGAAAGTGTTAAAAGAAGGCTTGTATGGGGATTTTGAAAACAAAGAAAAACTTTTAGAATTGTTAAGATTCTATTCTAAAGACAAAGAAAAATTGATTTCTTTAAAAGAATACAAAGAAAATTTAAAAGAAAATCAAAAAAGCATTTATTACCTTTTAGGCGAAAATTTAGACTTATTAAAAGCGTCCCCCATTTTGGAAAAATACGCTCAAAAAGGCTATGATGTTTTGTTATTGAGCGATGAAATTGATGCGTTTGTGATGCCAGGCGTGAATGAATACGATAAAACGCCCTTTAGAGACGCTAGCCATAGCGAGAGTTTGAAAGAGCTTGGTTTGGAAGAAATCCATGATGAGGTAAAAGATCAGTTTAAAGATTTGATGAAAGCGTTTGAAGAAAATCTTAAAGATGAGATTAAAGGCGTAGAGCTTTCCAGTCATCTCACTTCAGCGGTGGCTTTAATAGGCGATGAACAAAATGCGATGATGGCTAATTGGATGCGTCAAATGGGTCAAAGCGTGCCTGAAAGCAAGAAAACTTTAGAATTAAACCCTAACCATGCGATTTTGCAAAAACTCTTAAAATGCGAAGATAAAGAGCAGTTGAGCGCTTTTATCTGGTTGCTTTATGATGGGGCGAAGCTTTTAGAAAAAGGGGCTTTAAAAGACGCTAAAAGCTTTAATGAGCGCTTAAATAGCGTGCTGTTGAAAGCACTGTAA
- the cbf2 gene encoding peptidylprolyl isomerase CBF2: MKKNILNLALVGALSASFLMAKPAHNANNATHNTKKTTDSSAGVLATVDGRPITKSDFDMIKQRNPNFDFDKLKEKEKEALIDQAIRTALVENEAKTEKLDSTPEFKAMMEAVKKQALVEFWAKKQAEEVKKVQIPEKEMQDFYDANKDQLFVKQEAHARHILVKTEDEAKRIISEIDKQPKTKKEAKFIELANRDTIDPNSKNAQNGGDLGKFQKNQMAPDFSKAAFALTPGNYTKTPVKTEFGYHIIYLISKDSPVTYTYEQAKPTIKGMLQEKLFQERMNQRIEELRKHAKIVINK, translated from the coding sequence ATGAAAAAAAATATCTTAAATTTAGCGTTAGTGGGCGCGTTGAGCGCATCGTTTTTGATGGCCAAGCCGGCTCATAACGCAAATAACGCTACGCATAACACGAAAAAAACGACTGATTCTTCAGCAGGCGTGTTAGCTACAGTGGATGGCAGACCTATCACTAAAAGCGATTTTGACATGATCAAACAGCGCAACCCTAATTTTGATTTTGACAAGCTTAAAGAGAAAGAAAAAGAAGCCTTGATTGATCAAGCTATCCGCACCGCCCTTGTAGAAAATGAAGCTAAAACCGAGAAATTGGACAGCACTCCAGAATTTAAAGCGATGATGGAAGCGGTTAAAAAACAGGCTTTAGTGGAATTTTGGGCTAAAAAACAGGCTGAAGAAGTGAAAAAAGTCCAAATCCCAGAAAAAGAAATGCAAGATTTTTACGACGCTAATAAAGATCAGCTTTTTGTCAAGCAAGAAGCCCATGCTAGGCATATTTTAGTGAAAACTGAAGATGAAGCTAAACGGATTATTTCTGAGATTGACAAACAGCCAAAGACTAAAAAAGAAGCCAAATTCATTGAGTTGGCCAATCGTGATACGATTGATCCTAACAGCAAGAACGCGCAAAATGGCGGTGATTTAGGGAAATTCCAAAAAAACCAAATGGCTCCGGATTTTTCTAAAGCCGCTTTCGCTTTAACTCCTGGGAATTACACTAAAACCCCTGTTAAAACAGAGTTTGGTTATCATATTATCTATTTGATTTCTAAAGATAGCCCTGTAACTTATACTTATGAGCAAGCTAAACCTACCATTAAGGGGATGTTACAAGAAAAGCTTTTCCAAGAACGCATGAATCAACGCATTGAGGAACTAAGAAAGCACGCTAAAATTGTTATCAACAAGTAA
- a CDS encoding class II fructose-bisphosphate aldolase translates to MLVKGNEILLKAHKEGYGVGAFNFVNFEMLNAIFEAGNEENSPLFIQASEGAIKYMGIDMAVGMVKTMCERYPHIPVALHLDHGTTFESCEKAVKAGFTSVMIDASHHAFEENLELTSKVVKMAHNAGVSVEAELGRLMGIEDNISVDEKDAVLVNPKEAEQFVKESQVDYLAPAIGTSHGAFKFKGEPKLDFERLQEVKRLTNIPLVLHGASAIPDDVRKSYLDAGGDLKGSKGVPFEFLQESVKGGINKVNTDTDLRIAFIAEVRKVANEDKSQFDLRKFFSPAQLALKNVVKERMKLLGSANKI, encoded by the coding sequence ATGTTAGTTAAAGGCAATGAAATTTTGTTGAAAGCCCATAAAGAAGGTTATGGGGTAGGGGCGTTTAATTTCGTGAATTTTGAAATGCTAAACGCTATCTTTGAAGCAGGAAATGAGGAAAATTCCCCGCTTTTCATTCAAGCGAGTGAAGGAGCGATCAAATACATGGGGATTGATATGGCGGTGGGCATGGTGAAAACCATGTGCGAACGCTACCCGCACATTCCTGTAGCCTTACACCTAGATCATGGCACGACTTTTGAAAGTTGCGAAAAAGCCGTGAAAGCGGGTTTCACTTCTGTGATGATTGATGCGTCTCATCATGCTTTTGAAGAAAATTTGGAATTGACTTCTAAAGTGGTCAAAATGGCGCATAACGCTGGAGTGAGCGTGGAAGCGGAGTTGGGGCGTTTAATGGGGATTGAAGACAATATTTCAGTGGATGAAAAAGATGCGGTGTTGGTGAATCCTAAAGAAGCGGAGCAGTTTGTCAAAGAATCTCAAGTGGATTACTTAGCCCCAGCCATTGGGACAAGCCATGGAGCGTTTAAGTTTAAGGGCGAGCCCAAATTGGATTTTGAACGCTTGCAAGAAGTCAAAAGGCTCACTAATATCCCTTTAGTCTTGCATGGAGCGAGCGCGATACCAGATGATGTGAGGAAGTCTTATTTGGACGCTGGAGGCGATTTGAAAGGATCTAAGGGCGTGCCTTTTGAATTTTTACAAGAATCCGTGAAAGGGGGGATCAATAAGGTCAATACCGACACGGATTTAAGGATCGCTTTCATCGCGGAAGTGCGCAAGGTGGCTAACGAAGATAAGAGCCAATTTGATTTGAGGAAGTTTTTTTCTCCGGCCCAATTAGCGCTTAAAAATGTGGTCAAAGAACGCATGAAACTTTTGGGCAGTGCTAATAAAATTTAA
- the efp gene encoding elongation factor P, with protein sequence MAIGMSELKKGLKIELGGVPYRIVEYQHVKPGKGAAFVRAKIKSFLDGKVIEKTFHAGDKCEEPNLVEKTMQYLYHDGDTYQFMDIESYEQIALNDSQVGEASKWMLDGMQVQVLLHNDKAISVDVPQVVALKIVETAPNFKGDTSSASKKPATLETGAVVQVPFHVLEGEVIKVNTETEEYLEKVK encoded by the coding sequence ATGGCAATTGGGATGAGCGAGCTCAAAAAGGGCTTGAAAATTGAATTGGGTGGTGTGCCTTATAGGATTGTGGAATACCAGCATGTCAAGCCCGGTAAGGGTGCGGCTTTTGTGCGCGCGAAAATCAAGTCGTTTTTAGATGGTAAGGTGATTGAGAAGACTTTCCATGCGGGAGATAAGTGCGAAGAGCCTAATCTGGTTGAAAAAACGATGCAATACCTTTATCACGATGGCGATACATACCAATTCATGGATATAGAGAGCTATGAGCAAATCGCTTTGAACGACTCTCAAGTGGGTGAGGCTTCTAAATGGATGCTAGACGGCATGCAAGTGCAGGTTTTATTGCATAATGACAAGGCGATTTCAGTGGATGTGCCGCAAGTTGTGGCTTTAAAGATTGTAGAAACAGCCCCTAATTTTAAGGGCGATACTTCCAGCGCGAGCAAAAAACCAGCGACTTTAGAAACCGGTGCGGTCGTGCAAGTGCCTTTCCATGTTTTAGAGGGTGAGGTGATTAAGGTCAATACGGAAACAGAAGAGTATCTTGAAAAGGTGAAATGA